A single window of Salvia splendens isolate huo1 chromosome 8, SspV2, whole genome shotgun sequence DNA harbors:
- the LOC121744182 gene encoding phospholipase SGR2-like isoform X3, producing MKSDATAAGGEVNEPSPDMLTNTPLNIMRLSSEIEQCEGRQKYLARTTSPSDGGDVRWYFCKAPLAPNELAASVPQTEIVGKGDYFRFGMRDSLAIEASFLQREDELLSSWWKECAESSAGPIQTSFVSKSPLHINRTLPGTPQSNQLYSTDEERVGVPVKGGLYEVDLVRRHCFPVYWNGHNRRVLRGHWFACKGGQDWLPLREDVSEQLEYAYRNQVWRRRTFQLSGLYAARVDIQGPTPGLHALFTGEDDTWKAWLGVDVSRISGVVKFGKNGINIRRGYAPPQSQKPTKDELRQQQEEEMDDYCSQVPVGHLVFMVHGIGQRLEKSNLVDDVGDFRLITASVAERHLTFHQLATQRILYIPCQWRKGLTLSGEVAVEKITLDGVRGLRRMLSATVHDVLYYMSPIYCQEIIDSVSNQLNKLYLKFLKRNPGYDGKVSIYGHSLGSVLSYDILCHQETLTSPFPMEWMYKEKNKNNIPHSVRNNLTSNNSSNSNSRCESSESVLSENMVGPLHYPDLVEDPTEGTSNPLGPPISSESDLSSLGGNADELFHGLYDMDFNKNDLINEPDTMRTDAVVFGDSTENFDRCKADKIRLLMEEKDLLKAKVKEFEADCYSKVNAKKSSSDVNQSDLKRRQHGHRDSLKSYTPQIRYTKLEFKVDTFFAVGSPLGVFLSLRNVRIGIGKGKEYWKEKNINEEMPACRQMFNIFHPFDPVAYRIEPLVCEEIMHKPPVIIPYHRGGKRLYVVLKEFKEGLASCSQAVRNHFSRVRVKVLTLCESRSDDEDEQSASSHKKNERSYGMIMMNRLTGSRDGRVDHVLQDKTFRHPYVSTIAAHTNYWRDYDTALFMLRHLYRDVAEEPNLSSEELEGSWRSRLKGWSKQREILDEELPLTFADNVFIKHFSYQVKKMSKKH from the exons ATGAAATCGGATGCCACTGCTGCCGGCGGCGAGGTGAACGAGCCATCGCCGGACATGCTAACGAATACGCCGCTGAATATAATGCGGTTGTCTAGTGAGATCGAGCAATGTGAGGGGAGGCAGAAATATCTTGCGCGTACTACCAGTCCGTCCGACGGCGGCGATGTGCGCTGGTACTTTTGCAAGGCTCCCTTGGCGCCAAACG AGCTAGCTGCATCAGTCCCTCAGACAGAAATTGTTGGAAAAGGTGATTATTTTCGATTTGGTATGAGGGATTCTCTTGCAATAGAGGCATCATTCTTGCAG AGAGAGGATGAGTTACTTTCAAGCTGGTGGAAAGAGTGTGCAGAGAGCAGCGCTGGCCCTATACAGACAAGTTTTGTTTCCAAGTCACCCTTACATATAAACAGAACACTGCCAGGAACTCCACAATCCAACCAACTAtattcaactgatgaagaaagagTTGGTGTCCCTGTAAAGGGAGGCCTATATGAG GTGGATTTGGTCAGGAGACATTGTTTTCCCGTATACTGGAATGGACATAATCGTAGGGTCCTACGAGGCCACTGGTTTGCTTGTAAAGGTGGTCAGGATTGGCTTCCACTGCGCGAGGATGTTTCTGAGCAGTTGGAATACGCATATCGCAATCAG GTTTGGCGCCGAAGAACATTTCAATTGTCAGGTCTCTATGCTGCACGAGTTGATATACAAGGCCCTACTCCA GGACTACATGCCCTTTTCACTGGGGAAGATGATACATGGAAAGCATGGCTAGGTGTAGATGTTTCTAGAATTTCTGGTGTTGTGAAATTTGGAAAGAATGGGATAAACATAAGACGTGGATATGCTCCACCTCAGTCTCAGAAACCAACCAAG GATGAATTACGTCAACAACAGGAGGAAGAGATGGATGATTACTGTTCACAG GTTCCTGTTGGACATTTAGTCTTCATGGTTCACGGCATTGGTCAAAGGTTGGAGAAATCCAATTTGGTGGATGATGTTGGAGATTTTCGCCTTATAACTGCAAGTGTTGCTGAAAGGCACCTTACTTTTCATCAACTTGCTACTCAACGAATACTTTATATTCCATGCCAG TGGAGGAAGGGATTAACTCTCAGTGGAGAAGTTGCAGTTGAGAAAATTACTTTGGATGGCGTCCGAGGGCTACGCAGGATGTTGAGTGCAACTGTTCATGATGTTCTATACTATATGAGCCCAATATACTGTCAAGAGATAATAGATTCG GTTTCCAACCAACTTAACAAATTATATCTGAAGTTTTTGAAGAGGAATCCTGGTTATGATGGAAAG gtTTCAATTTATGGTCACTCTCTGGGTAGTGTACTGTCTTATGACATCCTTTGTCATCAAGAGACTTTGACCTCACCCTTCCCAATGGAGTGGAtgtacaaagaaaaaaataaaaacaatattccTCATTCTGTCAGGAATAATTTAACATCTAATAACAGTTCCAACTCAAATTCTCGGTGTGAGAGCTCAGAGAGTGTTTTAAGTGAGAACATGGTTGGTCCTCTGCATTATCCAGATCTTGTAGAAGATCCTACAGAGGGAACTTCCAATCCATTGGGGCCTCCGATATCATCAGAGTCTGATTTATCATCATTGGGTGGAAATGCCGATGAACTTTTTCACGGTTTATATGACATGGACTTCAATAAAAATGACCTGATAAATGAACCCGATACCATGAGAACTGATGCTGTAGTGTTCGGCGACAGTACAGAAAATTTTGATCGCTGTAAAGCTGATAAAATTAGGTTATTGATGGAAGAG AAAGATTTGCTAAAAGCAAAAGTCAAAGAATTTGAAGCTGATTGTTATAGCAAAG TGAATGCAAAGAAGAGTTCCTCAGACGTAAACCAGTCTGATCTTAAGAGACGTCAGCATGGGCATAGAGATTCTTTGAAGAGTTATACCCCTCAGATCAGATATACAAAATTAGAGTTCAAA GTTGACACATTCTTTGCAGTTGGGTCTCCTCTTGGAGTTTTTCTCTCCCTTCGTAATGTTCGTATTGGGATTG GCAAAGGGAAAGAGTATTggaaagagaaaaatataaatgaagaGATGCCAGCATGTCGGCAAATGTTTAATATCTTCCATCCATTTGATCCTGTAGCATATAG AATTGAACCACTCGTCTGTGAAGAAATTATGCACAAACCTCCTGTCATTATTCCTTACCACAGGGGCGGGAAACGGCTGTATGTTGTGCTCAAG GAATTCAAAGAAGGCTTAGCATCGTGTTCTCAGGCAGTAAGGAATCACTTTAGCAGAGTTAGG GTTAAAGTGCTGACACTATGCGAATCTAGGTCAGATGATGAGGATG AGCAATCTGCTAGCAGTCATAAAAAGAATGAGAGATCATACGGTATGATCATGATGAATAGGCTAACGGGCAGTAGAGACGGGCGAGTTGATCATGTATTGCAA GATAAAACCTTCCGCCATCCGTATGTATCTACCATTGCGGCACACAC AAACTACTGGAGAGACTACGACACGGCTCTCTTCATGTTACGGCACTTATACAGGGATGTAGCAGAGGAACCGAATTTGAGCAGTGAGGAGCTGGAAGGCAGCTGGAGGAGTAGATTGAAGGGGTGGTCTAAACAGAGGGAAATACTCGACGAAGAGCTCCCATTGACGTTTGCTGATAACGTCTTCATAAAGCATTTCTCCTACCAAGTGAAGAAAATGTCCAAAAAACACTGA
- the LOC121744182 gene encoding phospholipase SGR2-like isoform X8, which produces MRWIWSGDIVFPYTGMDIIVGSYEATGLLVKVVRIGFHCARMFLSSWNTHIAIRFGAEEHFNCQGLHALFTGEDDTWKAWLGVDVSRISGVVKFGKNGINIRRGYAPPQSQKPTKDELRQQQEEEMDDYCSQVPVGHLVFMVHGIGQRLEKSNLVDDVGDFRLITASVAERHLTFHQLATQRILYIPCQWRKGLTLSGEVAVEKITLDGVRGLRRMLSATVHDVLYYMSPIYCQEIIDSVSNQLNKLYLKFLKRNPGYDGKVSIYGHSLGSVLSYDILCHQETLTSPFPMEWMYKEKNKNNIPHSVRNNLTSNNSSNSNSRCESSESVLSENMVGPLHYPDLVEDPTEGTSNPLGPPISSESDLSSLGGNADELFHGLYDMDFNKNDLINEPDTMRTDAVVFGDSTENFDRCKADKIRLLMEEKDLLKAKVKEFEADCYSKEVLLVNAKKSSSDVNQSDLKRRQHGHRDSLKSYTPQIRYTKLEFKVDTFFAVGSPLGVFLSLRNVRIGIGKGKEYWKEKNINEEMPACRQMFNIFHPFDPVAYRIEPLVCEEIMHKPPVIIPYHRGGKRLYVVLKEFKEGLASCSQAVRNHFSRVRVKVLTLCESRSDDEDEQSASSHKKNERSYGMIMMNRLTGSRDGRVDHVLQDKTFRHPYVSTIAAHTNYWRDYDTALFMLRHLYRDVAEEPNLSSEELEGSWRSRLKGWSKQREILDEELPLTFADNVFIKHFSYQVKKMSKKH; this is translated from the exons ATGAG GTGGATTTGGTCAGGAGACATTGTTTTCCCGTATACTGGAATGGACATAATCGTAGGGTCCTACGAGGCCACTGGTTTGCTTGTAAAGGTGGTCAGGATTGGCTTCCACTGCGCGAGGATGTTTCTGAGCAGTTGGAATACGCATATCGCAATCAG GTTTGGCGCCGAAGAACATTTCAATTGTCAG GGACTACATGCCCTTTTCACTGGGGAAGATGATACATGGAAAGCATGGCTAGGTGTAGATGTTTCTAGAATTTCTGGTGTTGTGAAATTTGGAAAGAATGGGATAAACATAAGACGTGGATATGCTCCACCTCAGTCTCAGAAACCAACCAAG GATGAATTACGTCAACAACAGGAGGAAGAGATGGATGATTACTGTTCACAG GTTCCTGTTGGACATTTAGTCTTCATGGTTCACGGCATTGGTCAAAGGTTGGAGAAATCCAATTTGGTGGATGATGTTGGAGATTTTCGCCTTATAACTGCAAGTGTTGCTGAAAGGCACCTTACTTTTCATCAACTTGCTACTCAACGAATACTTTATATTCCATGCCAG TGGAGGAAGGGATTAACTCTCAGTGGAGAAGTTGCAGTTGAGAAAATTACTTTGGATGGCGTCCGAGGGCTACGCAGGATGTTGAGTGCAACTGTTCATGATGTTCTATACTATATGAGCCCAATATACTGTCAAGAGATAATAGATTCG GTTTCCAACCAACTTAACAAATTATATCTGAAGTTTTTGAAGAGGAATCCTGGTTATGATGGAAAG gtTTCAATTTATGGTCACTCTCTGGGTAGTGTACTGTCTTATGACATCCTTTGTCATCAAGAGACTTTGACCTCACCCTTCCCAATGGAGTGGAtgtacaaagaaaaaaataaaaacaatattccTCATTCTGTCAGGAATAATTTAACATCTAATAACAGTTCCAACTCAAATTCTCGGTGTGAGAGCTCAGAGAGTGTTTTAAGTGAGAACATGGTTGGTCCTCTGCATTATCCAGATCTTGTAGAAGATCCTACAGAGGGAACTTCCAATCCATTGGGGCCTCCGATATCATCAGAGTCTGATTTATCATCATTGGGTGGAAATGCCGATGAACTTTTTCACGGTTTATATGACATGGACTTCAATAAAAATGACCTGATAAATGAACCCGATACCATGAGAACTGATGCTGTAGTGTTCGGCGACAGTACAGAAAATTTTGATCGCTGTAAAGCTGATAAAATTAGGTTATTGATGGAAGAG AAAGATTTGCTAAAAGCAAAAGTCAAAGAATTTGAAGCTGATTGTTATAGCAAAG AAGTACTATTAGTGAATGCAAAGAAGAGTTCCTCAGACGTAAACCAGTCTGATCTTAAGAGACGTCAGCATGGGCATAGAGATTCTTTGAAGAGTTATACCCCTCAGATCAGATATACAAAATTAGAGTTCAAA GTTGACACATTCTTTGCAGTTGGGTCTCCTCTTGGAGTTTTTCTCTCCCTTCGTAATGTTCGTATTGGGATTG GCAAAGGGAAAGAGTATTggaaagagaaaaatataaatgaagaGATGCCAGCATGTCGGCAAATGTTTAATATCTTCCATCCATTTGATCCTGTAGCATATAG AATTGAACCACTCGTCTGTGAAGAAATTATGCACAAACCTCCTGTCATTATTCCTTACCACAGGGGCGGGAAACGGCTGTATGTTGTGCTCAAG GAATTCAAAGAAGGCTTAGCATCGTGTTCTCAGGCAGTAAGGAATCACTTTAGCAGAGTTAGG GTTAAAGTGCTGACACTATGCGAATCTAGGTCAGATGATGAGGATG AGCAATCTGCTAGCAGTCATAAAAAGAATGAGAGATCATACGGTATGATCATGATGAATAGGCTAACGGGCAGTAGAGACGGGCGAGTTGATCATGTATTGCAA GATAAAACCTTCCGCCATCCGTATGTATCTACCATTGCGGCACACAC AAACTACTGGAGAGACTACGACACGGCTCTCTTCATGTTACGGCACTTATACAGGGATGTAGCAGAGGAACCGAATTTGAGCAGTGAGGAGCTGGAAGGCAGCTGGAGGAGTAGATTGAAGGGGTGGTCTAAACAGAGGGAAATACTCGACGAAGAGCTCCCATTGACGTTTGCTGATAACGTCTTCATAAAGCATTTCTCCTACCAAGTGAAGAAAATGTCCAAAAAACACTGA
- the LOC121744182 gene encoding phospholipase SGR2-like isoform X2 produces the protein MKSDATAAGGEVNEPSPDMLTNTPLNIMRLSSEIEQCEGRQKYLARTTSPSDGGDVRWYFCKAPLAPNELAASVPQTEIVGKGDYFRFGMRDSLAIEASFLQREDELLSSWWKECAESSAGPIQTSFVSKSPLHINRTLPGTPQSNQLYSTDEERVGVPVKGGLYEVDLVRRHCFPVYWNGHNRRVLRGHWFACKGGQDWLPLREDVSEQLEYAYRNQVWRRRTFQLSGLYAARVDIQGPTPGLHALFTGEDDTWKAWLGVDVSRISGVVKFGKNGINIRRGYAPPQSQKPTKDELRQQQEEEMDDYCSQVPVGHLVFMVHGIGQRLEKSNLVDDVGDFRLITASVAERHLTFHQLATQRILYIPCQWRKGLTLSGEVAVEKITLDGVRGLRRMLSATVHDVLYYMSPIYCQEIIDSVSNQLNKLYLKFLKRNPGYDGKVSIYGHSLGSVLSYDILCHQETLTSPFPMEWMYKEKNKNNIPHSVRNNLTSNNSSNSNSRCESSESVLSENMVGPLHYPDLVEDPTEGTSNPLGPPISSESDLSSLGGNADELFHGLYDMDFNKNDLINEPDTMRTDAVVFGDSTENFDRCKADKIRLLMEEKDLLKAKVKEFEADCYSKVLLVNAKKSSSDVNQSDLKRRQHGHRDSLKSYTPQIRYTKLEFKVDTFFAVGSPLGVFLSLRNVRIGIGKGKEYWKEKNINEEMPACRQMFNIFHPFDPVAYRIEPLVCEEIMHKPPVIIPYHRGGKRLYVVLKEFKEGLASCSQAVRNHFSRVRVKVLTLCESRSDDEDEQSASSHKKNERSYGMIMMNRLTGSRDGRVDHVLQDKTFRHPYVSTIAAHTNYWRDYDTALFMLRHLYRDVAEEPNLSSEELEGSWRSRLKGWSKQREILDEELPLTFADNVFIKHFSYQVKKMSKKH, from the exons ATGAAATCGGATGCCACTGCTGCCGGCGGCGAGGTGAACGAGCCATCGCCGGACATGCTAACGAATACGCCGCTGAATATAATGCGGTTGTCTAGTGAGATCGAGCAATGTGAGGGGAGGCAGAAATATCTTGCGCGTACTACCAGTCCGTCCGACGGCGGCGATGTGCGCTGGTACTTTTGCAAGGCTCCCTTGGCGCCAAACG AGCTAGCTGCATCAGTCCCTCAGACAGAAATTGTTGGAAAAGGTGATTATTTTCGATTTGGTATGAGGGATTCTCTTGCAATAGAGGCATCATTCTTGCAG AGAGAGGATGAGTTACTTTCAAGCTGGTGGAAAGAGTGTGCAGAGAGCAGCGCTGGCCCTATACAGACAAGTTTTGTTTCCAAGTCACCCTTACATATAAACAGAACACTGCCAGGAACTCCACAATCCAACCAACTAtattcaactgatgaagaaagagTTGGTGTCCCTGTAAAGGGAGGCCTATATGAG GTGGATTTGGTCAGGAGACATTGTTTTCCCGTATACTGGAATGGACATAATCGTAGGGTCCTACGAGGCCACTGGTTTGCTTGTAAAGGTGGTCAGGATTGGCTTCCACTGCGCGAGGATGTTTCTGAGCAGTTGGAATACGCATATCGCAATCAG GTTTGGCGCCGAAGAACATTTCAATTGTCAGGTCTCTATGCTGCACGAGTTGATATACAAGGCCCTACTCCA GGACTACATGCCCTTTTCACTGGGGAAGATGATACATGGAAAGCATGGCTAGGTGTAGATGTTTCTAGAATTTCTGGTGTTGTGAAATTTGGAAAGAATGGGATAAACATAAGACGTGGATATGCTCCACCTCAGTCTCAGAAACCAACCAAG GATGAATTACGTCAACAACAGGAGGAAGAGATGGATGATTACTGTTCACAG GTTCCTGTTGGACATTTAGTCTTCATGGTTCACGGCATTGGTCAAAGGTTGGAGAAATCCAATTTGGTGGATGATGTTGGAGATTTTCGCCTTATAACTGCAAGTGTTGCTGAAAGGCACCTTACTTTTCATCAACTTGCTACTCAACGAATACTTTATATTCCATGCCAG TGGAGGAAGGGATTAACTCTCAGTGGAGAAGTTGCAGTTGAGAAAATTACTTTGGATGGCGTCCGAGGGCTACGCAGGATGTTGAGTGCAACTGTTCATGATGTTCTATACTATATGAGCCCAATATACTGTCAAGAGATAATAGATTCG GTTTCCAACCAACTTAACAAATTATATCTGAAGTTTTTGAAGAGGAATCCTGGTTATGATGGAAAG gtTTCAATTTATGGTCACTCTCTGGGTAGTGTACTGTCTTATGACATCCTTTGTCATCAAGAGACTTTGACCTCACCCTTCCCAATGGAGTGGAtgtacaaagaaaaaaataaaaacaatattccTCATTCTGTCAGGAATAATTTAACATCTAATAACAGTTCCAACTCAAATTCTCGGTGTGAGAGCTCAGAGAGTGTTTTAAGTGAGAACATGGTTGGTCCTCTGCATTATCCAGATCTTGTAGAAGATCCTACAGAGGGAACTTCCAATCCATTGGGGCCTCCGATATCATCAGAGTCTGATTTATCATCATTGGGTGGAAATGCCGATGAACTTTTTCACGGTTTATATGACATGGACTTCAATAAAAATGACCTGATAAATGAACCCGATACCATGAGAACTGATGCTGTAGTGTTCGGCGACAGTACAGAAAATTTTGATCGCTGTAAAGCTGATAAAATTAGGTTATTGATGGAAGAG AAAGATTTGCTAAAAGCAAAAGTCAAAGAATTTGAAGCTGATTGTTATAGCAAAG TACTATTAGTGAATGCAAAGAAGAGTTCCTCAGACGTAAACCAGTCTGATCTTAAGAGACGTCAGCATGGGCATAGAGATTCTTTGAAGAGTTATACCCCTCAGATCAGATATACAAAATTAGAGTTCAAA GTTGACACATTCTTTGCAGTTGGGTCTCCTCTTGGAGTTTTTCTCTCCCTTCGTAATGTTCGTATTGGGATTG GCAAAGGGAAAGAGTATTggaaagagaaaaatataaatgaagaGATGCCAGCATGTCGGCAAATGTTTAATATCTTCCATCCATTTGATCCTGTAGCATATAG AATTGAACCACTCGTCTGTGAAGAAATTATGCACAAACCTCCTGTCATTATTCCTTACCACAGGGGCGGGAAACGGCTGTATGTTGTGCTCAAG GAATTCAAAGAAGGCTTAGCATCGTGTTCTCAGGCAGTAAGGAATCACTTTAGCAGAGTTAGG GTTAAAGTGCTGACACTATGCGAATCTAGGTCAGATGATGAGGATG AGCAATCTGCTAGCAGTCATAAAAAGAATGAGAGATCATACGGTATGATCATGATGAATAGGCTAACGGGCAGTAGAGACGGGCGAGTTGATCATGTATTGCAA GATAAAACCTTCCGCCATCCGTATGTATCTACCATTGCGGCACACAC AAACTACTGGAGAGACTACGACACGGCTCTCTTCATGTTACGGCACTTATACAGGGATGTAGCAGAGGAACCGAATTTGAGCAGTGAGGAGCTGGAAGGCAGCTGGAGGAGTAGATTGAAGGGGTGGTCTAAACAGAGGGAAATACTCGACGAAGAGCTCCCATTGACGTTTGCTGATAACGTCTTCATAAAGCATTTCTCCTACCAAGTGAAGAAAATGTCCAAAAAACACTGA
- the LOC121744182 gene encoding phospholipase SGR2-like isoform X1: MKSDATAAGGEVNEPSPDMLTNTPLNIMRLSSEIEQCEGRQKYLARTTSPSDGGDVRWYFCKAPLAPNELAASVPQTEIVGKGDYFRFGMRDSLAIEASFLQREDELLSSWWKECAESSAGPIQTSFVSKSPLHINRTLPGTPQSNQLYSTDEERVGVPVKGGLYEVDLVRRHCFPVYWNGHNRRVLRGHWFACKGGQDWLPLREDVSEQLEYAYRNQVWRRRTFQLSGLYAARVDIQGPTPGLHALFTGEDDTWKAWLGVDVSRISGVVKFGKNGINIRRGYAPPQSQKPTKDELRQQQEEEMDDYCSQVPVGHLVFMVHGIGQRLEKSNLVDDVGDFRLITASVAERHLTFHQLATQRILYIPCQWRKGLTLSGEVAVEKITLDGVRGLRRMLSATVHDVLYYMSPIYCQEIIDSVSNQLNKLYLKFLKRNPGYDGKVSIYGHSLGSVLSYDILCHQETLTSPFPMEWMYKEKNKNNIPHSVRNNLTSNNSSNSNSRCESSESVLSENMVGPLHYPDLVEDPTEGTSNPLGPPISSESDLSSLGGNADELFHGLYDMDFNKNDLINEPDTMRTDAVVFGDSTENFDRCKADKIRLLMEEKDLLKAKVKEFEADCYSKEVLLVNAKKSSSDVNQSDLKRRQHGHRDSLKSYTPQIRYTKLEFKVDTFFAVGSPLGVFLSLRNVRIGIGKGKEYWKEKNINEEMPACRQMFNIFHPFDPVAYRIEPLVCEEIMHKPPVIIPYHRGGKRLYVVLKEFKEGLASCSQAVRNHFSRVRVKVLTLCESRSDDEDEQSASSHKKNERSYGMIMMNRLTGSRDGRVDHVLQDKTFRHPYVSTIAAHTNYWRDYDTALFMLRHLYRDVAEEPNLSSEELEGSWRSRLKGWSKQREILDEELPLTFADNVFIKHFSYQVKKMSKKH; this comes from the exons ATGAAATCGGATGCCACTGCTGCCGGCGGCGAGGTGAACGAGCCATCGCCGGACATGCTAACGAATACGCCGCTGAATATAATGCGGTTGTCTAGTGAGATCGAGCAATGTGAGGGGAGGCAGAAATATCTTGCGCGTACTACCAGTCCGTCCGACGGCGGCGATGTGCGCTGGTACTTTTGCAAGGCTCCCTTGGCGCCAAACG AGCTAGCTGCATCAGTCCCTCAGACAGAAATTGTTGGAAAAGGTGATTATTTTCGATTTGGTATGAGGGATTCTCTTGCAATAGAGGCATCATTCTTGCAG AGAGAGGATGAGTTACTTTCAAGCTGGTGGAAAGAGTGTGCAGAGAGCAGCGCTGGCCCTATACAGACAAGTTTTGTTTCCAAGTCACCCTTACATATAAACAGAACACTGCCAGGAACTCCACAATCCAACCAACTAtattcaactgatgaagaaagagTTGGTGTCCCTGTAAAGGGAGGCCTATATGAG GTGGATTTGGTCAGGAGACATTGTTTTCCCGTATACTGGAATGGACATAATCGTAGGGTCCTACGAGGCCACTGGTTTGCTTGTAAAGGTGGTCAGGATTGGCTTCCACTGCGCGAGGATGTTTCTGAGCAGTTGGAATACGCATATCGCAATCAG GTTTGGCGCCGAAGAACATTTCAATTGTCAGGTCTCTATGCTGCACGAGTTGATATACAAGGCCCTACTCCA GGACTACATGCCCTTTTCACTGGGGAAGATGATACATGGAAAGCATGGCTAGGTGTAGATGTTTCTAGAATTTCTGGTGTTGTGAAATTTGGAAAGAATGGGATAAACATAAGACGTGGATATGCTCCACCTCAGTCTCAGAAACCAACCAAG GATGAATTACGTCAACAACAGGAGGAAGAGATGGATGATTACTGTTCACAG GTTCCTGTTGGACATTTAGTCTTCATGGTTCACGGCATTGGTCAAAGGTTGGAGAAATCCAATTTGGTGGATGATGTTGGAGATTTTCGCCTTATAACTGCAAGTGTTGCTGAAAGGCACCTTACTTTTCATCAACTTGCTACTCAACGAATACTTTATATTCCATGCCAG TGGAGGAAGGGATTAACTCTCAGTGGAGAAGTTGCAGTTGAGAAAATTACTTTGGATGGCGTCCGAGGGCTACGCAGGATGTTGAGTGCAACTGTTCATGATGTTCTATACTATATGAGCCCAATATACTGTCAAGAGATAATAGATTCG GTTTCCAACCAACTTAACAAATTATATCTGAAGTTTTTGAAGAGGAATCCTGGTTATGATGGAAAG gtTTCAATTTATGGTCACTCTCTGGGTAGTGTACTGTCTTATGACATCCTTTGTCATCAAGAGACTTTGACCTCACCCTTCCCAATGGAGTGGAtgtacaaagaaaaaaataaaaacaatattccTCATTCTGTCAGGAATAATTTAACATCTAATAACAGTTCCAACTCAAATTCTCGGTGTGAGAGCTCAGAGAGTGTTTTAAGTGAGAACATGGTTGGTCCTCTGCATTATCCAGATCTTGTAGAAGATCCTACAGAGGGAACTTCCAATCCATTGGGGCCTCCGATATCATCAGAGTCTGATTTATCATCATTGGGTGGAAATGCCGATGAACTTTTTCACGGTTTATATGACATGGACTTCAATAAAAATGACCTGATAAATGAACCCGATACCATGAGAACTGATGCTGTAGTGTTCGGCGACAGTACAGAAAATTTTGATCGCTGTAAAGCTGATAAAATTAGGTTATTGATGGAAGAG AAAGATTTGCTAAAAGCAAAAGTCAAAGAATTTGAAGCTGATTGTTATAGCAAAG AAGTACTATTAGTGAATGCAAAGAAGAGTTCCTCAGACGTAAACCAGTCTGATCTTAAGAGACGTCAGCATGGGCATAGAGATTCTTTGAAGAGTTATACCCCTCAGATCAGATATACAAAATTAGAGTTCAAA GTTGACACATTCTTTGCAGTTGGGTCTCCTCTTGGAGTTTTTCTCTCCCTTCGTAATGTTCGTATTGGGATTG GCAAAGGGAAAGAGTATTggaaagagaaaaatataaatgaagaGATGCCAGCATGTCGGCAAATGTTTAATATCTTCCATCCATTTGATCCTGTAGCATATAG AATTGAACCACTCGTCTGTGAAGAAATTATGCACAAACCTCCTGTCATTATTCCTTACCACAGGGGCGGGAAACGGCTGTATGTTGTGCTCAAG GAATTCAAAGAAGGCTTAGCATCGTGTTCTCAGGCAGTAAGGAATCACTTTAGCAGAGTTAGG GTTAAAGTGCTGACACTATGCGAATCTAGGTCAGATGATGAGGATG AGCAATCTGCTAGCAGTCATAAAAAGAATGAGAGATCATACGGTATGATCATGATGAATAGGCTAACGGGCAGTAGAGACGGGCGAGTTGATCATGTATTGCAA GATAAAACCTTCCGCCATCCGTATGTATCTACCATTGCGGCACACAC AAACTACTGGAGAGACTACGACACGGCTCTCTTCATGTTACGGCACTTATACAGGGATGTAGCAGAGGAACCGAATTTGAGCAGTGAGGAGCTGGAAGGCAGCTGGAGGAGTAGATTGAAGGGGTGGTCTAAACAGAGGGAAATACTCGACGAAGAGCTCCCATTGACGTTTGCTGATAACGTCTTCATAAAGCATTTCTCCTACCAAGTGAAGAAAATGTCCAAAAAACACTGA